In Moraxella nasovis, the sequence TGATATTGTGGTGGTGAGTATTTTTGTCAATCCTACACAATTTGGCATAGGCGAAGACTTTGACAGCTATCCACGCACGCTAGACGCTGATGTGGCACAGCTTGACGGACTGGTTGATGTGGTTTTTGCTCCAAGCGTGGACGAGATGTATCCTACTTATCCGCCCAACGTACAGGTATTGTCAGGTGATATTAGCCAAATTTTGTGTGCCAAAACTCGCCCCACGCATTTTGATGGTGTAGGTTTAGTTGTAAGCAAACTTTTTAACATTGTTCGCCCTGATGTGGCGGTATTTGGCAAAAAAGACTACCAACAGCTTGCCATTATCCGCCAATTAAATGACGAGCTAAATTTCGGCATTGACATTATCGGTGGCGACATTGTACGCCGTGAAGATGGTTTGGCACTGTCTTCTAGGAATGGGTATTTGACCGACAGCCAAAGCAGGCACGCCCCATTTTTACAAAAAACCTTAAGCAAGTTGGCAAAACAATTAACAATCGCTGATTTTAACGATTTTGACACCTTAATTAAACAAGCGATTGATGTTCTAAGTGGTAATCAATTTAGGGTGGATTATTTACAAGTATTAAATCAAAAATTACAAAAACCCAGCAAAACTGATAAAAATCTTGTGATTTTAACGGCATGTTTTTTAGGCAAAACACGTCTGCTTGACAATGTAGAATTTGACCGAGCGTGCCAATGACCCAGATTGTCATCGTATCAGGGCGTTCAGGTTCTGGTAAAACGTCTGTACTAAACATACTAGAAGATTTTGGCTACTATGTCATTGACAATCTGCCATTATCGCTGATTCTTGATGCGGTGCATAAGCTGACCAAAGATGGTAATATCCAAAAAATCGCTTTAGGGGTAGATGTCAGAGCGCCGCAGTCGGAGCTTTCTGGATTTGGCAAAGTGCATGACGCACTTGTGGCAGAGTATGGCGAGTTCACGGTGCAAGTACTGTATGTAACCGCCCAAGAAGGCGTGCTTGTGG encodes:
- the panC gene encoding pantoate--beta-alanine ligase gives rise to the protein MKIYHTIKQLQDYLKSLKSQKIALVPTMGNLHQGHLSLVKIARSHADIVVVSIFVNPTQFGIGEDFDSYPRTLDADVAQLDGLVDVVFAPSVDEMYPTYPPNVQVLSGDISQILCAKTRPTHFDGVGLVVSKLFNIVRPDVAVFGKKDYQQLAIIRQLNDELNFGIDIIGGDIVRREDGLALSSRNGYLTDSQSRHAPFLQKTLSKLAKQLTIADFNDFDTLIKQAIDVLSGNQFRVDYLQVLNQKLQKPSKTDKNLVILTACFLGKTRLLDNVEFDRACQ